From Weissella diestrammenae, a single genomic window includes:
- the secA gene encoding preprotein translocase subunit SecA: MANPLRKIIESDKGTLRRLGHIADSVEAYADQMAALSDEELQAKTPYFRALIEQGKSLDDILPEAFAVVREGAKRVLGLYPFRVQIMGSTVLHGGNIAEMKTGEGKTLTATMAVYLNALPRLGVHVVTVNEYLSQRDGLEMGQLYEWLGLTVGINLSDKSAEDKRAAYNADITYSTNSEIGFDYLRDNMVARKEDRVQRPLNFALVDETDSILIDEARTPLIISGAPAQESTQLYIRADRFVKSLTKDIDFTVDLEAKAVLLQDEGIAKAEQYFNLENLYGSGNTALTHHIDQALRANYTMENNKDYVVRDGEVVLVDAFSGRIQEGRRFSDGLHQALEAKEQVQIQEDNRAMASITYQNLFRRYRKLSGMTGTAKTEAEEFREIYNMEITTIPTNRPNARIDEPDLLYPTLKAKFRAVVELVQQLHAKGQPILIGTVAVETSELLSQLLNRVGIPHNVLNAKNHAKEAEIVANAGQRGAVTIATNMAGRGTDIKLGPGVSDLGGLAVIGTERHESRRIDNQLRGRAGRQGDRGYSQFFLSLEDDLMVRFGGEKIKAMMDRLNLADDDAVIRNRLITRSVESAQKRVEGNNYDSRKNVLQYDDVMSQQREVFYRNRNEVIDAGSSLEYVLLPMARRTINRVVDVHTMGKADEWDLQSIADFARAVLVPENQVQVSDLQNKSVDEIKAFLFELAQAVYADKAESLHDSDQLLQFTRVVILRVVDAQWTDHMEAMNQLRDAIQLRGYGQLNPLIEYQNEGFRMFDEMIAGIEYEATRLFMKSEIRQNLTV, encoded by the coding sequence ATGGCAAATCCTTTACGAAAAATAATTGAAAGTGACAAAGGTACTTTACGACGGCTTGGTCACATTGCAGACAGCGTTGAAGCCTATGCGGACCAAATGGCAGCTTTGTCAGATGAAGAATTACAAGCAAAAACGCCTTATTTCCGGGCGTTAATTGAACAAGGAAAAAGTCTTGATGATATTTTGCCGGAAGCATTTGCAGTAGTGCGAGAAGGTGCAAAACGTGTCTTGGGACTCTATCCTTTCCGAGTACAAATAATGGGATCAACTGTGTTACATGGTGGAAATATCGCAGAGATGAAGACTGGGGAAGGGAAAACGTTAACGGCAACAATGGCGGTTTATTTAAACGCCCTACCTAGATTAGGTGTGCATGTTGTTACAGTCAATGAATACTTATCACAACGTGATGGTCTGGAAATGGGTCAGTTATATGAATGGCTCGGTTTGACTGTTGGCATTAACCTTTCTGATAAGTCAGCTGAAGATAAGCGGGCTGCTTATAATGCGGATATCACATATTCAACTAATTCAGAAATTGGCTTTGATTATTTGCGTGATAATATGGTGGCACGTAAGGAAGATCGTGTACAACGACCATTGAATTTTGCTTTGGTTGATGAAACAGATTCGATTTTGATTGACGAAGCTCGAACACCATTGATTATTTCGGGTGCACCAGCACAGGAAAGTACGCAATTATATATTCGAGCCGACCGGTTTGTTAAGTCTTTGACAAAAGACATTGATTTTACCGTGGATTTGGAAGCAAAAGCAGTCTTATTACAAGATGAAGGAATTGCAAAAGCTGAGCAATACTTTAACTTAGAAAACTTATATGGTTCTGGTAACACGGCCTTAACACATCATATTGATCAAGCGCTACGTGCGAACTATACGATGGAAAATAACAAAGACTATGTTGTTCGGGACGGAGAAGTTGTTCTGGTTGATGCTTTCTCAGGTCGAATTCAAGAAGGTCGTCGCTTCTCTGATGGCTTGCATCAAGCCTTGGAGGCTAAGGAACAAGTTCAAATTCAAGAAGACAACCGGGCCATGGCATCGATTACCTATCAAAACTTATTCCGACGTTACCGAAAGTTATCTGGTATGACAGGGACTGCTAAAACAGAGGCTGAGGAATTCCGTGAAATTTACAACATGGAAATCACAACCATTCCAACGAATCGTCCGAATGCACGAATTGATGAACCTGACTTATTGTATCCAACCTTAAAGGCAAAGTTCCGTGCGGTTGTTGAATTAGTACAACAGTTGCATGCGAAGGGACAACCAATTTTGATTGGAACAGTTGCCGTTGAAACGTCAGAATTGTTATCACAACTCTTAAATCGAGTGGGAATTCCACACAACGTTTTGAATGCGAAGAACCACGCTAAAGAAGCTGAAATTGTGGCTAATGCTGGTCAACGTGGCGCAGTTACGATTGCAACTAACATGGCTGGTCGAGGAACTGACATTAAGCTTGGACCTGGTGTGTCTGACTTAGGTGGATTAGCTGTTATTGGGACTGAGCGTCATGAATCGCGTCGTATTGATAATCAGTTACGTGGACGTGCTGGTCGTCAAGGTGATCGTGGTTATTCTCAATTCTTCTTGTCATTGGAAGATGATTTGATGGTTCGTTTTGGTGGTGAAAAAATTAAAGCGATGATGGATCGTTTGAACCTTGCAGACGATGATGCTGTTATTCGTAATCGTTTGATTACCCGGTCAGTTGAATCAGCCCAAAAGCGAGTTGAAGGAAATAATTACGATTCTCGCAAGAACGTTTTGCAATATGATGATGTCATGTCACAACAACGTGAAGTATTTTACCGCAATCGGAATGAAGTGATTGATGCTGGTTCATCATTGGAATATGTTTTGCTACCTATGGCTCGTCGTACAATTAACCGAGTTGTTGATGTACACACGATGGGAAAAGCTGACGAATGGGATTTGCAATCAATTGCTGATTTTGCTCGTGCCGTCTTAGTACCTGAAAATCAAGTACAAGTCTCTGATTTGCAAAATAAGTCAGTTGATGAAATTAAAGCATTCTTATTTGAATTAGCTCAAGCAGTTTATGCGGATAAAGCGGAATCTTTGCATGATAGTGACCAATTATTGCAATTCACACGAGTAGTTATCTTACGTGTCGTTGATGCACAGTGGACAGATCACATGGAAGCAATGAATCAATTGCGTGATGCGATTCAATTACGAGGTTATGGTCAATTGAACCCACTGATTGAGTACCAAAATGAAGGGTTCCGTATGTTTGATGAAATGATTGCTGGCATTGAATACGAGGCAACTCGTCTATTCATGAAGTCAGAAATTCGTCAGAATTTGACAGTTTAA